In the genome of Desulfotignum phosphitoxidans DSM 13687, one region contains:
- a CDS encoding universal stress protein yields the protein MYKKILVPLDGSILCANALQSAEEMAKLHKAEVILLHVVPHATIYIEKEGSFCDFCEPSLKEQTTAEQFLTNSAEQLSSKGIKVSWATLTGERPAHEIIEYAKENSVDLIVMTTHGRSGFSHLWLGSVAEKVLRGASEFASLFMLRCK from the coding sequence ATGTATAAAAAGATACTAGTACCTTTAGACGGTTCGATCCTATGTGCTAATGCCCTGCAGTCTGCTGAGGAAATGGCTAAATTACACAAGGCTGAAGTAATCCTTCTCCATGTTGTTCCCCATGCTACGATTTATATTGAAAAAGAGGGATCTTTTTGTGACTTCTGCGAACCAAGTTTAAAGGAACAAACAACAGCAGAGCAGTTTCTCACTAACTCAGCAGAGCAATTAAGCTCAAAGGGGATAAAAGTCTCCTGGGCGACCCTTACTGGGGAGCGTCCAGCACATGAGATAATTGAGTACGCAAAAGAAAATTCTGTTGACCTCATCGTAATGACAACCCATGGCAGATCAGGATTTTCGCATTTATGGCTGGGGAGTGTGGCTGAAAAGGTTTTGAGGGGAGCAAGTGAATTCGCATCACTTTTCATGCTAAGGTGCAAATAA
- a CDS encoding MFS transporter: MKDATAKDKYPEFEGLGLTDSEQVSYDRFRFWKVVILVSIWYSFYYLGRLNWGMCMPWMIKDLGITKTQAGVGATVLFWSYAFGTLISGKLGDTYGARVMNTIGGIGTVILNIIVASMARINIMLIPWGFNGFIQGQAYAPTNNMITQWYPKAKRGLATGIFATSMGVASLFVWLITGTVAAHYGWRAAFTYPLLFCTLPLTILFFILARSKPKDAGYPEYKETMTNTISSKAEELRDDQISGFKAWGLLFGNWKFVCLAVASFMLYMGRYGLLTWVPLYYAETAGINLKKIPIATIALPLGMAVGPIIAGWISDRFFKAKRYQILTIYMLAFTTIMIILASAGLKTLGLPLSFFLLAIGGFFVLGSVGLVFTTACDFGGRRMAGTAVGSVNFFNYMGAGTQGFVIGMILDATKNWGIVFGLLSGCAILGIILVNIVRE, encoded by the coding sequence ATGAAAGATGCTACAGCTAAAGATAAATATCCTGAATTTGAAGGCCTCGGCCTTACAGATAGTGAACAGGTAAGTTACGACAGATTTAGATTTTGGAAGGTTGTGATCTTGGTGTCTATCTGGTATAGTTTTTATTATCTGGGAAGACTCAACTGGGGAATGTGTATGCCCTGGATGATTAAAGACCTTGGAATTACTAAAACGCAGGCCGGAGTGGGAGCAACCGTCTTGTTCTGGTCCTACGCTTTTGGAACGCTCATAAGCGGGAAACTTGGGGATACATATGGTGCCAGAGTTATGAATACCATTGGCGGCATCGGCACAGTAATTTTAAACATTATTGTAGCAAGTATGGCAAGAATAAATATAATGCTCATTCCATGGGGGTTTAACGGATTCATACAGGGCCAAGCATATGCGCCCACAAACAATATGATAACCCAGTGGTATCCTAAGGCAAAAAGAGGTTTGGCCACGGGTATTTTTGCAACCTCCATGGGGGTAGCATCTTTATTTGTGTGGTTGATTACCGGCACTGTGGCAGCCCATTATGGGTGGAGAGCCGCCTTTACTTATCCCTTGCTATTTTGCACGCTTCCGTTGACGATTTTGTTTTTTATATTAGCCCGATCAAAACCTAAAGATGCGGGTTATCCCGAGTACAAAGAAACAATGACGAACACGATTTCAAGTAAGGCGGAAGAATTGAGGGATGACCAAATATCGGGTTTCAAAGCTTGGGGCCTTTTATTTGGCAATTGGAAATTCGTCTGCCTTGCGGTAGCTTCTTTCATGTTGTATATGGGAAGATACGGTCTTTTAACCTGGGTGCCGCTTTATTATGCAGAAACCGCTGGCATTAATTTAAAGAAAATTCCAATTGCCACCATAGCGTTGCCGTTAGGAATGGCGGTTGGTCCCATAATTGCCGGATGGATCTCTGATCGTTTCTTCAAGGCGAAACGATATCAAATCCTCACAATCTATATGCTAGCGTTCACAACGATTATGATTATATTGGCGAGCGCGGGTCTGAAGACACTAGGTCTACCTCTTTCTTTCTTCTTGCTCGCCATAGGGGGATTCTTTGTCCTCGGGTCGGTCGGTCTTGTTTTTACTACAGCCTGTGATTTTGGCGGAAGGCGAATGGCAGGCACTGCTGTCGGATCCGTTAACTTTTTTAACTATATGGGAGCAGGCACGCAGGGTTTCGTTATTGGTATGATTCTAGATGCAACAAAAAATTGGGGTATCGTATTTGGTCTTCTTTCCGGATGTGCCATTCTTGGAATCATTCTGGTCAACATCGTTAGGGAATAA
- a CDS encoding SDR family NAD(P)-dependent oxidoreductase has protein sequence MKEGKVVMTGGTGFILSQVAEKLIEMGKDVTLFDNNEQHNMYEETQKLLEEKDNFHFVQGDTRDKAAVEDVIKDAETVYHFAALMGTSSRFKQEVETVEVNVIGTLNVLQASLDTGVKYYVHPPRPPLSVWLTPYIISKGAQTQFTQMFHKVYGLPTIGLNIQNCYGARERAILNPNTYRPGEGRKFMASAIIAALKNEPIPVFGDGEQSSDWVHIDDIVEALVLAPCDAAVGQVMDFGVGESITINKIAQIVIEMTKSKSKIEHLPMRTGEAKVHTKADNAPAKEYLGWEPKIDLREGLKRTIPYFAKSLGIESPV, from the coding sequence ATGAAAGAAGGAAAAGTTGTAATGACCGGTGGTACGGGTTTTATCCTGTCGCAAGTTGCTGAAAAATTAATCGAAATGGGAAAGGACGTAACACTCTTTGATAATAACGAACAGCATAACATGTATGAAGAAACCCAAAAGCTTCTTGAGGAAAAAGACAATTTTCATTTTGTCCAGGGTGACACTCGGGACAAAGCCGCTGTTGAGGATGTCATTAAAGATGCTGAGACTGTCTATCATTTCGCCGCTCTTATGGGAACGAGTTCTCGTTTTAAGCAAGAAGTCGAAACAGTAGAGGTAAATGTCATTGGCACACTGAATGTCTTGCAAGCCTCACTGGACACCGGAGTAAAGTATTATGTCCATCCTCCCAGGCCGCCTCTTTCTGTTTGGTTGACCCCTTACATTATTAGTAAGGGCGCACAGACACAGTTTACCCAGATGTTTCATAAAGTTTACGGACTTCCGACCATTGGACTCAATATTCAAAATTGTTACGGTGCACGAGAGCGCGCGATACTGAACCCGAATACATACCGACCTGGCGAGGGGAGGAAATTCATGGCTTCAGCTATTATCGCTGCCCTTAAAAATGAACCCATTCCAGTATTTGGAGATGGAGAACAATCGTCGGATTGGGTTCACATAGATGACATTGTCGAAGCACTCGTTTTAGCCCCCTGCGACGCTGCCGTGGGGCAGGTAATGGATTTCGGAGTTGGTGAATCCATCACCATAAACAAGATCGCCCAGATAGTGATCGAAATGACCAAAAGCAAATCGAAAATTGAACATCTGCCGATGAGAACCGGCGAAGCCAAAGTGCACACCAAAGCTGATAACGCTCCGGCCAAGGAATATCTCGGCTGGGAACCAAAGATAGATCTCAGAGAGGGCTTAAAAAGAACCATTCCATATTTTGCCAAGTCCCTGGGGATTGAGTCCCCTGTTTAA
- a CDS encoding phosphonate dehydrogenase: MTDKKPRVYYTHKIPSEAIKLLKLFCEVIEHNNFESPTKKEIIRNSRNADVLCCFVPDCIDEEIIASCPQLRIIASCAAGHDGINVPAATMRGIWVTIVNAETIEPTADLTWALLLSSARGIVPADFFVRSGDLKGWCQPPPFSGQNIFGKTLGIIGMGSLGRAIARRAVGFNMTSIYYQRHRLEVKYEQDLKIENVVLEELFKTSDFICIATPLTDETFHFISDKELALMKPTAIIINTARGSVVDEEAVAKALKEKKIAGYAADVFEMEDTHIVPRPFDVNQGLIDQKSCTVLTPHLGTAVMETRLEIFKRQALCVLQVLKGEKPNGAVNDVPLKPAITG, encoded by the coding sequence TTGACCGATAAAAAGCCTCGTGTATACTATACTCACAAAATACCATCGGAAGCTATAAAGTTGCTTAAACTTTTCTGCGAGGTCATTGAGCACAATAACTTTGAAAGCCCGACGAAGAAGGAAATCATCCGAAACTCTCGTAATGCTGACGTCTTATGCTGCTTTGTGCCAGATTGTATAGATGAAGAAATAATTGCTTCGTGTCCACAATTAAGAATTATTGCCTCATGTGCTGCCGGACACGATGGAATTAATGTGCCTGCCGCAACGATGAGGGGTATTTGGGTTACCATAGTAAATGCTGAAACGATAGAACCAACAGCTGATTTAACCTGGGCTCTGTTATTATCCAGTGCCCGTGGGATTGTTCCGGCGGATTTTTTTGTTCGATCGGGTGATTTGAAAGGCTGGTGTCAGCCTCCGCCATTCTCAGGGCAAAATATCTTCGGAAAAACATTAGGCATTATCGGGATGGGTTCTTTAGGAAGAGCAATTGCTCGCCGTGCAGTTGGATTTAACATGACATCAATTTACTATCAACGACATCGCTTAGAGGTTAAATACGAGCAAGATTTAAAAATAGAGAACGTTGTGTTAGAGGAACTGTTTAAAACATCTGATTTCATATGTATTGCTACGCCATTGACAGACGAAACATTCCATTTTATATCCGACAAAGAACTCGCCTTAATGAAACCAACGGCTATTATTATTAATACGGCACGGGGTTCTGTTGTCGATGAGGAAGCAGTTGCAAAGGCACTCAAGGAGAAAAAAATAGCTGGTTACGCTGCCGACGTATTTGAAATGGAAGATACACATATTGTACCCCGCCCTTTCGATGTTAATCAGGGGCTTATCGATCAAAAAAGCTGTACAGTTTTGACTCCTCATCTTGGCACGGCCGTAATGGAAACGCGGCTCGAAATTTTCAAAAGACAAGCTCTTTGTGTTTTACAGGTTCTAAAAGGAGAAAAACCTAACGGGGCGGTTAATGATGTCCCTTTAAAGCCAGCTATAACTGGTTAA
- a CDS encoding LysR family transcriptional regulator encodes MDDSNSKYSDMNVYQLRTFCVLEKKGSVSRTAQELYLTQPAVSQHIKALESFYGVGLFDRVDKKLVLTEAGKTLYHYTGLIFNLINETKRAISDFSELKRGSICIGASNNIGVYVLPSILGEFKNGFPQINIQVSIDTTRVIEQKLLSNEIDIGIVEAQVRSSDLVLEHWGAEKLILITSAMHPWTQLKSIKPDMLLDEPFIVGGRGSGTRRVLEEKMPNVMKKMNVYLELGSTEGVKRAVEENLGISICGENTVSRELKSGQLKAIKIDGIELKKNFSIVYLKGKVITLAMKKFLGSLHDKSTIRRPSLIQG; translated from the coding sequence ATGGACGATAGCAACTCTAAATATAGTGACATGAACGTTTATCAATTGAGAACTTTTTGTGTTTTGGAAAAAAAAGGAAGCGTCAGCCGGACCGCACAAGAACTTTATCTTACTCAGCCAGCTGTGAGCCAACACATTAAGGCATTGGAAAGCTTTTATGGGGTTGGCCTTTTTGACAGAGTGGATAAAAAATTGGTCTTGACAGAAGCAGGTAAGACACTTTATCATTATACTGGTCTAATTTTCAATTTAATCAATGAGACCAAAAGGGCAATTAGTGATTTTTCCGAGCTCAAACGTGGCAGTATATGTATAGGTGCCAGTAATAACATAGGGGTTTATGTTCTACCTTCGATACTTGGTGAATTTAAAAATGGGTTTCCTCAAATTAACATCCAGGTCTCGATCGACACCACAAGAGTAATTGAGCAGAAATTATTAAGCAATGAAATTGATATCGGAATAGTTGAGGCGCAAGTTCGTAGTTCAGATTTGGTTTTGGAACATTGGGGGGCGGAAAAACTTATTTTGATCACGTCAGCTATGCATCCGTGGACACAGCTTAAAAGTATTAAACCTGATATGCTGTTAGATGAACCATTTATCGTTGGCGGACGTGGATCAGGTACCCGCAGGGTATTAGAAGAGAAAATGCCAAATGTGATGAAGAAAATGAATGTGTATCTTGAACTTGGAAGCACAGAGGGAGTTAAGAGAGCAGTTGAAGAAAACCTGGGCATATCAATTTGCGGAGAAAATACAGTTTCCCGAGAACTTAAGAGTGGTCAATTGAAGGCGATTAAAATTGATGGAATTGAACTGAAAAAAAATTTTAGTATTGTTTATTTAAAAGGGAAAGTCATTACATTGGCAATGAAGAAATTCTTAGGATCCTTACATGATAAATCAACAATTAGGAGACCATCTCTTATTCAAGGCTAA
- a CDS encoding recombinase family protein, with product MEATSKITTNHLKRTAYLYIRQSTVRQVFENTESTKRQYDLKRRAVALGWHTERIEVIDTDLGKSGSTAVDRQGFQKLVAEVGLGWAGIVMGLEVSRLARNSMDWHRLIEICALTNTLILDEDGIYDPTDFNDRLLLGLKGTMSEAETHVLRARLRGGLLNKARRGELRCQLPVGLLYDINGKVILNPDQQVQASLHLVFETFLRTGTAHRTARHFRDNGLLFPRKIISGADKGKVIWGPVTVKRVLEVLHNPRYAGAYSYGRGQWKKKLNGERKKWEVLPKDRWQVLIPDAHPGYISWQQYEDIALLIEDVTLLKKEQIIVQVRYRGGKTTTLKLPLPLNAWQGLKTPKHVLTKMDELFNKYTDSQVADKLNLQGLKSGAGNDFSAASVRWARYSAGLKSFADRLKESGLLTSKQMGIQLGVSETTVISWRKKGLLQGRRCNDKNQWLYFPDSKEKINDNQWVNKKSLERTVGGAV from the coding sequence ATGGAAGCGACTTCAAAGATAACCACCAATCATCTTAAGCGGACAGCTTACTTGTATATTCGGCAGTCCACAGTTCGGCAAGTATTTGAAAATACGGAAAGTACCAAACGGCAGTATGACCTTAAACGGAGAGCTGTCGCGCTAGGTTGGCACACCGAGCGTATTGAAGTAATCGATACAGATCTTGGGAAATCCGGAAGCACAGCTGTAGATCGACAAGGATTTCAAAAATTGGTTGCCGAAGTGGGGCTGGGGTGGGCAGGTATTGTTATGGGCCTGGAAGTTTCAAGACTTGCTCGCAATTCAATGGACTGGCATAGGCTCATAGAGATCTGCGCTCTGACCAATACACTTATTCTTGATGAAGATGGTATATATGATCCAACGGATTTTAATGACAGGCTATTGCTCGGTTTAAAGGGTACCATGTCGGAAGCAGAAACTCACGTTCTCAGGGCCAGATTGCGCGGAGGGCTCCTGAATAAAGCTCGTAGAGGTGAACTTCGCTGTCAACTGCCGGTAGGGTTACTCTACGACATTAACGGCAAGGTGATTCTTAATCCGGATCAACAGGTTCAAGCAAGTCTACACCTGGTGTTTGAGACCTTCTTGCGTACAGGGACAGCACATAGGACAGCAAGACACTTTCGTGACAATGGACTTTTATTCCCCAGGAAAATCATATCCGGTGCAGACAAAGGTAAAGTAATCTGGGGGCCTGTAACTGTAAAACGTGTTCTCGAAGTTTTACATAATCCCCGTTATGCAGGAGCTTATTCCTATGGTCGAGGCCAATGGAAGAAAAAACTCAATGGAGAAAGGAAGAAGTGGGAAGTCTTGCCCAAAGATCGATGGCAAGTTCTCATACCTGATGCTCATCCTGGGTATATTTCCTGGCAACAATATGAAGATATAGCCTTATTGATAGAGGATGTAACCTTGCTCAAAAAAGAACAAATAATAGTCCAAGTCCGTTACAGAGGTGGTAAAACGACTACCTTGAAGCTGCCTTTACCGTTGAATGCCTGGCAGGGACTTAAGACTCCCAAACATGTGTTGACCAAAATGGATGAGCTGTTTAACAAATATACAGATTCACAGGTTGCCGATAAACTCAACCTGCAAGGTCTTAAAAGTGGAGCTGGCAATGACTTCTCGGCAGCGAGTGTACGATGGGCTCGTTATTCAGCAGGATTGAAAAGTTTTGCTGATCGCCTCAAAGAATCAGGACTGTTGACTTCAAAACAGATGGGTATCCAGCTTGGTGTTTCTGAAACAACTGTGATAAGTTGGCGTAAGAAAGGACTTCTTCAAGGTCGCAGGTGTAATGATAAAAATCAATGGTTGTATTTTCCTGATTCGAAAGAAAAAATCAATGACAATCAGTGGGTGAACAAAAAAAGTTTAGAAAGAACTGTAGGAGGTGCAGTATGA
- a CDS encoding TetR/AcrR family transcriptional regulator C-terminal domain-containing protein, giving the protein MPILDGVLVSIKNRFMKNVTQVRKETPDALDRLQLLLNKQALMLNENRAIPYVVFADGIYAGNPERKAKVAKIMMTFLNMVQKIINEGRTDGSIREDVVPSTAAIMFIGMIMPVAIISNLSDGLFDINEHLKNVWPVFDRCISTNS; this is encoded by the coding sequence ATGCCTATATTGGACGGTGTTTTAGTATCAATTAAAAACCGATTCATGAAGAATGTCACTCAAGTCAGGAAAGAAACACCTGATGCGCTTGATCGCCTTCAGTTGCTTTTAAATAAACAGGCTCTTATGTTAAATGAAAACAGAGCCATTCCATATGTTGTGTTTGCTGATGGAATCTATGCGGGAAATCCTGAACGAAAGGCAAAGGTAGCTAAAATTATGATGACTTTTCTCAATATGGTTCAAAAGATAATAAATGAAGGAAGGACAGATGGATCGATCCGTGAAGATGTCGTTCCAAGCACTGCCGCCATTATGTTTATAGGGATGATTATGCCAGTTGCAATAATTTCGAACCTTTCCGATGGCCTTTTTGACATTAATGAGCATTTGAAAAATGTCTGGCCTGTTTTCGATAGATGTATTTCGACAAATAGCTGA
- a CDS encoding VOC family protein, whose translation MIRMAGAVSVTITGVANEQKSTIKSLKEKGITIALQVQDIDAVWKKVVERKLKPTKIKHHPWNARVFYLFDPEGHRIEIWQDTKIMKK comes from the coding sequence ATGATCCGCATGGCCGGGGCTGTGTCTGTCACGATCACAGGGGTTGCAAATGAGCAAAAATCTACAATAAAAAGTTTAAAAGAAAAGGGCATTACCATTGCCCTGCAGGTACAAGATATTGATGCTGTATGGAAAAAGGTTGTGGAAAGAAAACTTAAGCCAACAAAAATCAAACACCACCCCTGGAATGCGAGAGTTTTCTATCTTTTTGATCCTGAAGGACATCGAATAGAAATATGGCAAGACACTAAAATAATGAAAAAATGA
- a CDS encoding aldehyde dehydrogenase family protein, with protein MQEEIFGPILPVLPYTSLKSVIDYINDRPRPLALYVFTRDRHMSDTVIAHTRSGGVTVNDCALHVAQHDLPFGGTGNSGMGHYHGMEGFIEFSKLRPVFHQAPLSSTAALTPPYGALAARVYQAIKKFPWLS; from the coding sequence ATGCAGGAGGAAATATTCGGCCCGATCTTGCCGGTGCTTCCCTATACGTCCCTCAAATCGGTGATCGATTATATCAATGACAGGCCCCGGCCTCTGGCCCTGTATGTTTTTACCCGTGACCGGCACATGTCAGATACCGTAATCGCACACACCCGATCCGGCGGGGTGACCGTCAATGACTGCGCCCTGCACGTGGCCCAGCACGATCTGCCCTTCGGGGGCACCGGCAACAGCGGCATGGGTCATTACCACGGCATGGAAGGATTCATAGAATTTTCCAAGCTGCGGCCGGTGTTTCACCAGGCCCCGCTGTCATCCACCGCTGCCCTGACCCCGCCTTATGGAGCCCTTGCCGCCAGGGTCTACCAGGCCATAAAAAAATTTCCCTGGCTGTCCTGA
- a CDS encoding DVU_1555 family C-GCAxxG-C-C protein encodes MDDIRLLKLKHQGYCCTQIMVIMVLDMWGEQNPSLVDFSGGLCMGAGIEQGPCGILTGGMGILAMMSAGDQDRLIPMQEAFASFFIEQTRACGGTGCAGIAGKHYPAPDPETCGRLLKTSYDGLMAILVENGFDPADPPDRN; translated from the coding sequence ATGGATGATATCCGGTTGTTGAAGTTGAAGCACCAGGGATACTGCTGTACCCAGATCATGGTGATCATGGTGCTTGATATGTGGGGTGAACAGAATCCTTCGCTTGTTGATTTCAGCGGGGGGCTGTGCATGGGCGCGGGCATTGAACAGGGGCCCTGCGGCATTCTCACCGGCGGCATGGGGATCCTGGCCATGATGTCAGCGGGGGACCAGGACCGGTTGATCCCCATGCAGGAAGCCTTTGCCTCTTTTTTCATCGAACAGACAAGGGCATGCGGGGGAACCGGATGCGCCGGCATTGCCGGGAAGCACTACCCGGCCCCGGATCCGGAAACCTGCGGCCGGCTGCTGAAAACATCTTATGACGGCCTGATGGCCATCCTGGTGGAAAACGGGTTTGACCCGGCAGACCCCCCGGACCGCAACTGA
- the trsS gene encoding radical SAM (seleno)protein TrsS produces MTHSNHKTDLKPRCSSRHIIRRTFSVCPVCLKRIPASHVQAGVAVFMEKECPEHGFFSTPVWRNHVPITEWIGDVPEIRDGENLDCPHACGLCPDHQRETCCVLLEVTGQCNLHCRFCFADAAPALDPATETVKGWLDQLAVPGKTLVQLSGGEPTVRDDLPEIIRHARQAGCAHVQLNSNGIRLGQDKAYAGSLAEAGLSFVFLQFDGMDDDVYRTLRGKPLLEIKKKAITHCGECGIGVTLVPTLVPEVNVHQIGAIIDYGISMSPWVRGVHFQPVSFFGRIPQMPLDQMPSDQMPSDRMRLTLDQLMAKIETQTGGRIARQHLLSSRFNHPLCKFHGDFVVLPDSIMPLSHPRDRSGKCCDSPVTVDQNRAFITRRWQRPAPDLLSPAGEAPSRCCPSSGNIVPASCCNPNALTAPREGRFPDKPSQTPFPMNPPPDSLDLDYFMNRVRTHGFTLTSMAFQDAGNLDIERLRRCSLHVFDNGRFVPFCAYYLAGWQPKEGSS; encoded by the coding sequence ATGACACATAGTAACCATAAAACCGATTTGAAACCCCGTTGCTCCAGCAGACACATCATCCGCCGCACCTTTTCGGTCTGCCCGGTCTGCCTGAAGCGGATCCCGGCATCCCATGTCCAGGCCGGGGTTGCAGTTTTCATGGAAAAAGAGTGCCCGGAACATGGATTTTTTTCCACCCCGGTCTGGCGCAATCATGTTCCCATCACAGAGTGGATCGGGGATGTCCCGGAAATCCGGGACGGGGAGAACCTGGACTGCCCCCATGCCTGCGGCCTGTGCCCGGACCACCAGCGGGAAACCTGCTGCGTGCTCCTGGAGGTCACCGGGCAATGCAACCTGCACTGCCGGTTCTGCTTTGCCGATGCAGCCCCGGCATTGGACCCGGCGACCGAAACCGTCAAGGGATGGCTGGACCAGCTGGCGGTACCGGGCAAAACCCTGGTGCAGCTGTCCGGCGGAGAGCCCACGGTGAGAGACGACCTGCCGGAAATCATCCGCCATGCCAGACAGGCCGGGTGTGCCCATGTGCAGCTGAACTCCAACGGCATCCGGCTGGGGCAGGACAAAGCATACGCCGGATCACTGGCAGAGGCCGGACTGTCTTTTGTCTTTCTCCAGTTCGATGGAATGGATGACGATGTTTACCGGACCTTGCGGGGAAAACCGCTTTTGGAGATCAAAAAGAAAGCCATCACCCATTGCGGAGAATGCGGCATCGGGGTGACCCTGGTGCCCACCCTGGTGCCGGAGGTCAATGTCCACCAGATCGGTGCCATCATCGATTACGGGATCTCCATGTCCCCATGGGTGAGGGGGGTCCATTTCCAGCCGGTCAGTTTTTTCGGCCGGATCCCCCAGATGCCCTTGGACCAGATGCCTTCGGACCAGATGCCTTCGGACCGGATGCGCCTGACCCTGGACCAGCTCATGGCAAAGATCGAAACCCAGACAGGCGGCCGGATCGCCAGACAGCACCTGCTCAGCTCCCGGTTCAACCACCCGTTGTGCAAGTTCCACGGGGATTTCGTGGTCCTGCCGGACAGCATCATGCCCCTGTCCCATCCCCGGGACCGGTCCGGGAAGTGCTGCGACTCCCCTGTCACCGTGGACCAGAACCGGGCCTTTATCACCCGGCGGTGGCAGCGCCCGGCACCGGATCTGCTGTCACCGGCCGGTGAGGCCCCTTCCAGGTGCTGCCCATCTTCCGGGAACATTGTCCCCGCCAGCTGCTGCAACCCGAATGCACTGACCGCACCCCGTGAAGGACGGTTTCCTGACAAGCCGTCTCAAACCCCGTTTCCCATGAACCCGCCCCCGGACTCCCTGGACCTGGATTATTTCATGAACCGGGTCAGAACCCATGGATTCACCCTCACTTCCATGGCATTCCAGGATGCGGGCAACCTGGACATAGAACGGCTCCGGCGCTGCAGCCTGCACGTATTTGACAACGGCCGGTTCGTCCCGTTCTGCGCCTATTACCTGGCGGGCTGGCAACCAAAGGAAGGGTCCTCGTGA
- a CDS encoding DVU_1553 family AMP-dependent CoA ligase: protein MISPIPSWTARRTGLGTRLSPDTLEAWQLERFRQVLRYARGKSRFYHDHLAHVDPGAVTRREDLAGIPFTVPRDIVEQGTRMVCISAGEISRITTLLTSGSQGPPKRICFTRNDLDRTIDFFACGMSTLVTPKDRVMICMSSGTPDSIGDLLQQGLALIGVSSLIYGNIRDPDQAAGRAGEFDCLVGLPAEMLYLARTAPGLRPATVLLSADYVPDSIIQVLESTWQCRVFTHYGMTETGYGGGVQCGARQAYHLRDADLMVEIVDPDTGTPLPPERTGEVVLTTLQNEAMPLIRYRTGDLAKMAAGPCPCGSSLHRLDKVSGRLSNSVRLDGQHCLNLAQLDEALYAVPGLRGYRAAVHPPRQVHLILDMGGKEALPELPEELKQTLSIPVEITIRYTSLPPCTPNGKRLLTLG, encoded by the coding sequence GTGATTTCCCCCATCCCCTCCTGGACAGCCCGAAGAACCGGCCTGGGCACCCGGCTGTCCCCAGACACCTTAGAGGCGTGGCAGCTGGAACGGTTCCGCCAGGTGCTTCGATATGCCCGGGGAAAAAGCCGGTTTTACCACGACCACCTGGCCCATGTGGACCCTGGGGCAGTCACCCGCCGGGAGGACCTGGCCGGTATCCCCTTCACGGTTCCCAGAGACATTGTCGAGCAGGGCACCCGGATGGTATGCATCTCGGCAGGAGAGATCTCCAGGATCACCACCCTGCTCACCTCCGGGAGCCAGGGTCCCCCCAAACGGATCTGTTTCACCCGGAACGACCTTGACCGGACCATTGATTTTTTCGCCTGCGGCATGTCCACCCTGGTCACCCCGAAAGACCGGGTGATGATCTGTATGTCCAGCGGGACCCCGGACAGTATCGGGGACCTGCTGCAACAAGGCCTGGCCCTTATCGGGGTGTCCTCGCTGATCTACGGCAATATCAGGGATCCGGACCAGGCCGCCGGCCGGGCCGGGGAATTTGACTGTCTGGTGGGTCTGCCCGCGGAAATGCTTTACCTGGCCCGGACCGCCCCCGGTCTCCGGCCGGCCACGGTGCTGCTCAGTGCCGACTATGTGCCGGACAGCATCATCCAGGTCCTGGAATCCACCTGGCAGTGCCGGGTGTTCACCCATTACGGCATGACGGAAACCGGTTACGGCGGCGGAGTCCAGTGCGGGGCCCGGCAGGCGTATCACCTGCGGGATGCCGATCTTATGGTGGAAATCGTGGACCCGGATACCGGCACCCCCCTGCCCCCGGAGCGAACCGGGGAGGTAGTCCTGACCACGCTCCAGAATGAGGCCATGCCCCTGATCCGCTACCGCACCGGGGATCTGGCAAAGATGGCGGCAGGCCCCTGCCCCTGCGGTTCATCTCTGCACCGTCTGGACAAGGTATCGGGCCGGCTGTCCAACTCCGTCCGGCTGGACGGCCAACACTGCCTGAACCTCGCGCAGCTGGATGAAGCGCTTTACGCGGTCCCGGGCCTCAGGGGGTACCGGGCGGCTGTCCATCCCCCCCGCCAGGTTCACCTGATCCTCGACATGGGCGGAAAAGAAGCATTGCCTGAACTGCCGGAGGAATTGAAGCAAACTCTCTCTATCCCCGTGGAGATCACCATCCGGTACACATCCCTGCCGCCCTGTACACCCAACGGGAAACGGTTGCTGACCCTGGGTTGA